The following DNA comes from Nitrospira sp..
CACGGTCACGGCACTGGTCGTCTCAAATCCGCCTTGCGGGAGTATCTCAAAGATTCGCCCTATGTGGCTGAGTTTCGCCCTGGCGATCGAGCCGAGGGTGGGGATGGAGTGACCGTGGCACGAATTCGTTAAGGGGGCCGTTGATTTCATTCTATAAACTAAAACCGCAGGCCAGCTCCTACCAAAGCATTGTGATCTCGAAAATCCACGGCGATCCCTTTCCAGTGGAAATCGGAAAGGAAGTACCGATATTCGACAAACAGGAAGATAGAGGAGGTAAGTATGAATTGCGCGCCACCGAGGTACTGATATCCAAACGCACGAGCGGCGCCGAAGTCTTCATCGTCTCGTCCAGCGATATTGGGGTTAAGGAGAGTGGCCGTTGACCAGCCGATCCCAGCGCCGAGGTAGGGGCGGAATGTCACGCCTGGGTAGCGCAAGACCACATTGAATGTTGATTTAATCAGGAGTAGGTCGGAGCGACCGACCTCTTCCCTTTGTCCCTTGGCGATGTTCGGAAATGACAATCGCCCGCTATGTATGTTGGAATCAAGCTCGAGACCCACGAATCGATGCAGTACTGCAGGGTAAAGCCCGACCTTCAACCCTGCGCCAAAGCCTTGTTGGATTGAGGCCGTAACCGTAGTCCCTTGGTTAAACACCGGTTCGTCGCGGGGCCAGCTACCCAGCACATATCCACTCACTTCAACATCTCC
Coding sequences within:
- a CDS encoding porin family protein; amino-acid sequence: MLGSWPRDEPVFNQGTTVTASIQQGFGAGLKVGLYPAVLHRFVGLELDSNIHSGRLSFPNIAKGQREEVGRSDLLLIKSTFNVVLRYPGVTFRPYLGAGIGWSTATLLNPNIAGRDDEDFGAARAFGYQYLGGAQFILTSSIFLFVEYRYFLSDFHWKGIAVDFRDHNALVGAGLRF